One genomic window of Citrobacter sp. Marseille-Q6884 includes the following:
- the tuf gene encoding elongation factor Tu, whose protein sequence is MSKEKFERTKPHVNVGTIGHVDHGKTTLTAAITTVLAKTYGGSARAFDQIDNAPEEKARGITINTSHVEYDTPTRHYAHVDCPGHADYVKNMITGAAQMDGAILVVAATDGPMPQTREHILLGRQVGVPYIIVFLNKCDMVDDEELLELVEMEVRELLSQYDFPGDDTPIVRGSALKALEGDAEWEAKIIELAGYLDSYIPEPERAIDKPFLLPIEDVFSISGRGTVVTGRVERGIIKVGEEVEIVGIKDTAKSTCTGVEMFRKLLDEGRAGENVGVLLRGIKREEIERGQVLAKPGSIKPHTKFESEVYILSKDEGGRHTPFFKGYRPQFYFRTTDVTGTIELPEGVEMVMPGDNIKMVVTLIHPIAMDDGLRFAIREGGRTVGAGVVAKVMS, encoded by the coding sequence ATGTCTAAAGAAAAATTTGAACGTACAAAACCGCACGTTAACGTCGGTACTATCGGCCACGTTGACCATGGTAAAACAACGCTGACCGCTGCAATCACTACCGTTCTGGCTAAAACCTACGGTGGTTCTGCTCGTGCATTCGACCAGATCGATAACGCACCGGAAGAAAAAGCTCGTGGTATCACCATCAACACTTCTCACGTTGAATATGACACCCCGACTCGCCACTACGCGCACGTAGACTGCCCGGGCCACGCCGACTATGTTAAAAACATGATCACCGGTGCTGCGCAGATGGACGGCGCGATCCTGGTTGTTGCTGCGACTGACGGCCCGATGCCGCAGACTCGTGAGCACATCCTGCTGGGTCGTCAGGTAGGCGTTCCGTACATCATCGTGTTCCTGAACAAATGCGACATGGTTGATGACGAAGAGCTGCTGGAACTGGTAGAAATGGAAGTTCGTGAACTTCTGTCTCAGTACGATTTCCCGGGCGACGACACTCCGATCGTTCGTGGTTCTGCTCTGAAAGCGCTGGAAGGCGACGCAGAGTGGGAAGCGAAAATCATCGAACTGGCTGGCTACCTGGATTCTTACATCCCGGAACCAGAGCGTGCGATTGACAAGCCGTTCCTGCTGCCTATCGAAGACGTATTCTCCATCTCCGGTCGTGGTACCGTTGTTACCGGTCGTGTAGAGCGCGGTATCATCAAAGTTGGTGAAGAAGTTGAAATCGTTGGTATCAAAGACACTGCTAAGTCTACCTGTACTGGCGTTGAAATGTTCCGCAAACTGCTGGACGAAGGCCGTGCTGGTGAGAACGTTGGTGTTCTGCTGCGTGGTATCAAACGTGAAGAAATCGAACGTGGTCAGGTACTGGCTAAGCCGGGCTCTATCAAGCCGCACACCAAGTTCGAATCTGAAGTGTACATTCTGTCCAAAGACGAAGGCGGCCGTCATACTCCGTTCTTCAAAGGCTACCGTCCGCAGTTCTACTTCCGTACTACTGACGTGACGGGTACCATCGAACTGCCGGAAGGCGTAGAGATGGTAATGCCGGGCGACAACATCAAAATGGTTGTTACCCTGATCCACCCGATCGCGATGGACGACGGTCTGCGTTTCGCAATCCGTGAAGGCGGCCGTACTGTAGGCGCGGGTGTTGTTGCTAAAGTAATGAGCTAA
- the secE gene encoding preprotein translocase subunit SecE, whose product MSANTEAQGSGRGLEAMKWVVVAVLLLVAIVGNYLYRDMMLPLRALAVVILIAAAGGVALLTTKGKATVAFAREARTEVRKVIWPTRQETLHTTLIVAAVTAVMSLILWGLDGILVRLVSFITGLRF is encoded by the coding sequence ATGAGTGCGAATACCGAAGCTCAAGGAAGCGGGCGCGGCCTGGAAGCGATGAAGTGGGTTGTTGTCGCTGTATTGCTGCTTGTCGCTATCGTTGGCAACTACCTCTATCGTGACATGATGTTGCCGCTACGTGCGCTGGCCGTAGTGATTCTGATTGCCGCAGCGGGTGGTGTCGCGCTGTTGACAACAAAAGGTAAAGCGACTGTTGCTTTTGCCCGTGAAGCGAGAACCGAAGTCCGTAAGGTCATTTGGCCGACTCGCCAGGAAACATTGCACACCACGCTGATTGTGGCTGCGGTTACCGCAGTAATGTCACTGATCCTGTGGGGACTGGATGGTATTCTGGTTCGCCTGGTATCCTTTATCACTGGCCTGAGGTTCTAA
- the nusG gene encoding transcription termination/antitermination protein NusG, with product MSEAPKKRWYVVQAFSGFEGRVATSLREYIKLQNMEELFGEVMVPTEEVVEIRGGQRRKSERKFFPGYVLVQMVMNDASWHLVRSVPRVMGFIGGTSDRPAPISDKEVDAIMNRLQQVGDKPRPKTMFEPGEMVRVSDGPFADFNGVVEEVDYEKSRLKVSVSIFGRATPVELDFAQVEKA from the coding sequence ATGTCTGAAGCCCCTAAAAAGCGCTGGTACGTCGTTCAGGCGTTTTCCGGTTTTGAAGGCCGCGTAGCTACATCGCTGCGTGAGTATATCAAGTTACAAAATATGGAAGAGCTGTTTGGCGAAGTCATGGTGCCGACCGAAGAAGTGGTCGAAATCCGTGGTGGCCAGCGTCGCAAAAGCGAACGTAAATTCTTCCCGGGCTACGTACTGGTCCAGATGGTTATGAACGATGCAAGCTGGCACCTGGTACGCAGTGTTCCGCGTGTGATGGGTTTCATCGGCGGTACTTCTGACCGTCCTGCACCGATCAGCGACAAAGAAGTTGATGCGATCATGAACCGCCTGCAGCAGGTTGGTGATAAGCCACGTCCGAAAACGATGTTTGAACCGGGTGAAATGGTTCGCGTTAGCGACGGTCCGTTCGCTGACTTTAACGGTGTGGTTGAAGAAGTGGATTACGAGAAGTCTCGTCTGAAAGTCTCCGTATCTATCTTCGGTCGTGCGACACCGGTTGAGCTGGACTTCGCTCAGGTCGAAAAAGCCTAA
- the rplK gene encoding 50S ribosomal protein L11, with product MAKKVQAYVKLQVAAGMANPSPPVGPALGQQGVNIMEFCKAFNAKTDSMEKGLPIPVVITVYADRSFTFVTKTPPAAVLLKKAAGIKSGSGKPNKDKVGKISRAQLQEIAQTKAADMTGSDIEAMTRSIEGTARSMGLVVED from the coding sequence ATGGCTAAGAAAGTCCAAGCCTATGTCAAGCTGCAGGTTGCAGCTGGTATGGCTAACCCGAGCCCGCCGGTAGGTCCAGCACTGGGTCAACAAGGCGTGAACATCATGGAATTCTGTAAAGCGTTCAACGCAAAAACTGATTCCATGGAGAAAGGTCTGCCGATCCCGGTTGTTATCACCGTTTATGCTGACCGTTCTTTCACTTTCGTTACCAAAACGCCTCCGGCAGCAGTTCTGCTGAAGAAAGCGGCTGGTATCAAGTCTGGTTCCGGCAAGCCGAACAAAGACAAAGTGGGTAAAATTTCCCGCGCTCAGCTGCAGGAAATCGCGCAGACCAAAGCTGCCGACATGACTGGTTCCGACATTGAAGCGATGACTCGCTCCATCGAAGGTACTGCACGTTCCATGGGCCTGGTAGTGGAGGACTAA
- the rplA gene encoding 50S ribosomal protein L1, protein MAKLTKRMSVIRDKVDATKQYDINEAIALLKELATAKFVESVDVAVNLGIDARKSDQNVRGATVLPHGTGRSVRVAVFTQGANAEAAKAAGAELVGMEDLADQIKKGEMNFDVVIASPDAMRVVGQLGQVLGPRGLMPNPKVGTVTPNVAEAVKNAKAGQVRYRNDKNGIIHTTIGKVDFDADKLKENLEALLVALKKAKPTQAKGVYIKKVSISTTMGAGVAVDQAGLSASANV, encoded by the coding sequence ATGGCTAAACTGACCAAGCGCATGTCCGTGATCCGTGACAAAGTTGATGCTACTAAACAGTACGACATCAACGAAGCTATTGCTCTGCTGAAAGAGCTGGCCACAGCTAAATTCGTAGAAAGCGTAGACGTTGCCGTTAACCTCGGTATCGACGCTCGTAAATCTGACCAGAACGTACGTGGTGCAACTGTACTGCCGCACGGTACTGGCCGTTCCGTTCGCGTAGCTGTATTTACCCAGGGCGCAAACGCTGAAGCTGCTAAAGCTGCAGGCGCTGAGCTGGTAGGTATGGAAGATCTGGCTGACCAGATCAAGAAAGGCGAAATGAACTTCGACGTTGTTATTGCTTCCCCGGATGCAATGCGCGTTGTTGGCCAGCTGGGTCAGGTTCTGGGTCCACGCGGCCTGATGCCAAACCCGAAAGTTGGTACTGTAACTCCTAACGTTGCTGAAGCTGTTAAGAACGCTAAAGCGGGTCAGGTTCGTTACCGTAACGACAAAAACGGCATCATCCACACTACCATCGGTAAAGTGGATTTTGACGCTGACAAACTGAAAGAAAACCTGGAAGCTCTGCTGGTTGCGCTGAAAAAAGCGAAACCGACTCAGGCTAAAGGCGTGTACATCAAGAAAGTTAGCATCTCCACCACCATGGGTGCTGGTGTTGCCGTTGATCAGGCTGGTCTGAGCGCGTCTGCGAACGTCTAA
- the rplJ gene encoding 50S ribosomal protein L10, giving the protein MALNLQDKQAIVAEVSEVAKGALSAVVADSRGVTVDKMTELRKAGREAGVYMRVVRNTLLRRVVEGTQFECLKDAFVGPTLIAYSMEHPGAAARLFKDFAKANAKFEVKAAAFEGELIPASQIDRLATLPTYEEAIARLMATMKEASAGKLVRTLAAVRDAKEAA; this is encoded by the coding sequence ATGGCTTTAAATCTTCAAGACAAACAAGCGATTGTTGCTGAAGTCAGCGAAGTAGCCAAAGGCGCGCTGTCTGCAGTAGTTGCGGATTCCCGTGGCGTAACTGTAGACAAAATGACCGAACTGCGTAAAGCAGGTCGCGAAGCCGGCGTATACATGCGTGTTGTTCGTAACACCCTGCTGCGCCGTGTTGTTGAAGGTACTCAGTTCGAGTGCCTGAAAGACGCGTTCGTTGGTCCGACCCTGATTGCATATTCTATGGAACACCCGGGCGCTGCTGCTCGTCTGTTCAAAGATTTCGCGAAAGCGAATGCAAAATTTGAGGTCAAAGCCGCAGCCTTTGAAGGTGAATTGATCCCGGCATCGCAAATCGATCGCCTGGCAACTCTGCCGACCTACGAAGAAGCAATTGCACGCCTGATGGCAACCATGAAAGAAGCTTCGGCTGGCAAACTGGTTCGTACTCTGGCTGCTGTACGCGATGCGAAAGAAGCTGCTTAA
- the rplL gene encoding 50S ribosomal protein L7/L12, whose translation MSITKDQIIEAVSAMSVMDVVELISAMEEKFGVSAAAAVAVAAGPVEAAEEKTEFDVILKAAGANKVAVIKAVRGATGLGLKEAKDLVESAPAALKEGVSKDDAEALKKSLEEAGAEVEVK comes from the coding sequence ATGTCTATCACTAAAGATCAAATCATTGAAGCAGTATCCGCTATGTCTGTAATGGACGTTGTAGAACTGATCTCTGCAATGGAAGAAAAATTCGGTGTTTCCGCTGCTGCTGCTGTAGCTGTAGCTGCTGGCCCGGTTGAAGCTGCTGAAGAAAAAACTGAATTCGACGTAATTCTGAAAGCTGCTGGCGCTAACAAAGTTGCTGTAATCAAAGCAGTACGTGGCGCAACTGGCCTGGGTCTGAAAGAAGCTAAAGACCTGGTAGAATCTGCTCCGGCTGCGCTGAAAGAAGGCGTGAGCAAAGACGACGCAGAAGCACTGAAAAAATCTCTGGAAGAAGCTGGCGCTGAAGTTGAAGTTAAATAA
- the rpoB gene encoding DNA-directed RNA polymerase subunit beta — protein sequence MVYSYTEKKRIRKDFGKRPQVLDIPYLLSIQLDSFQKFIEQDPEGQYGLEAAFRSVFPIQSYSGNSELQYVSYRLGEPVFDVQECQIRGVTYSAPLRVKLRLVIYEREAPEGTVKDIKEQEVYMGEIPLMTDNGTFVINGTERVIVSQLHRSPGVFFDSDKGKTHSSGKVLYNARIIPYRGSWLDFEFDPKDNLFVRIDRRRKLPATIILRALNYTTEQILDLFFEKVVFEIRDNKLQMELVPERLRGETASFDIEANGKIYVEKGRRITARHIRQLEKDDIKHIEVPVEYIAGKVASKDYVDESTGELICAANMELSLDLLAKLSQAGHKRIETLFTNDLDHGPYISETVRVDPTNDRLSALVEIYRMMRPGEPPTREAAESLFENLFFSEDRYDLSAVGRMKFNRSLLRDEIEGSGILSKDDIIEVMKKLIDIRNGKGEVDDIDHLGNRRIRSVGEMAENQFRVGLVRVERAVKERLSLGDLDTLMPQDMINAKPISAAVKEFFGSSQLSQFMDQNNPLSEITHKRRISALGPGGLTRERAGFEVRDVHPTHYGRVCPIETPEGPNIGLINSLSVYAQTNEYGFLETPYRKVTDGVVTDEIHYLSAIEEGNYVIAQANSNLDDEGHFVEDLVTCRSKGESSLFSRDQVDYMDVSTQQVVSVGASLIPFLEHDDANRALMGANMQRQAVPTLRADKPLVGTGMERAVAVDSGVTAVAKRGGTVQYVDASRIVIKVNEDEMYPGEAGIDIYNLTKYTRSNQNTCINQMPCVSLGEPVERGDVLADGPSTDLGELALGQNMRVAFMPWNGYNFEDSILVSERVVQEDRFTTIHIQELACVSRDTKLGPEEITADIPNVGEAALSKLDESGIVYIGAEVTGGDILVGKVTPKGETQLTPEEKLLRAIFGEKASDVKDSSLRVPNGVSGTIIDVQVFTRDGVEKDKRALEIEEMQLKQAKKDLSEELQILEAGLFSRIYAVLVAGGVEAEKLDKLPRDRWLELGLTDEEKQNQLEQLAEQYDELKHEFEKKLEAKRRKITQGDDLAPGVLKIVKVYLAVKRRIQPGDKMAGRHGNKGVISKINPIEDMPHDANGTPVDIVLNPLGVPSRMNIGQILETHLGMAAKGIGDKINAMLKQQQEVAKLREFIQRAYDLGADVRQKVDLNTFSDEEVLRLAENLKKGMPIATPVFDGAKEAEIKELLKLGDLPTSGQITLFDGRTGEQFERPVTVGYMYMLKLNHLVDDKMHARSTGSYSLVTQQPLGGKAQFGGQRFGEMEVWALEAYGAAYTLQEMLTVKSDDVNGRTKMYKNIVDGNHQMEPGMPESFNVLLKEIRSLGINIELEDE from the coding sequence ATGGTTTACTCCTATACCGAGAAAAAACGTATTCGTAAGGATTTTGGTAAACGTCCGCAAGTGTTGGACATACCTTATCTCCTTTCTATCCAGCTTGACTCGTTTCAGAAGTTCATCGAGCAAGATCCTGAAGGGCAGTATGGTCTGGAAGCAGCTTTCCGTTCCGTTTTCCCGATTCAGAGCTACAGCGGTAATTCCGAGCTGCAATACGTCAGCTACCGCCTTGGCGAACCGGTGTTTGACGTCCAGGAATGTCAGATCCGTGGCGTGACCTATTCCGCACCGCTGCGCGTAAAACTGCGTCTGGTGATCTACGAGCGCGAAGCGCCGGAAGGCACCGTAAAAGACATTAAAGAACAAGAAGTCTACATGGGCGAAATTCCGCTCATGACTGACAACGGTACCTTTGTTATCAACGGTACTGAGCGTGTTATCGTTTCTCAGCTGCACCGTAGTCCTGGCGTCTTCTTTGACTCCGACAAAGGTAAAACCCACTCTTCGGGTAAAGTGCTGTATAACGCGCGAATCATTCCTTACCGTGGTTCCTGGCTGGACTTCGAATTCGATCCGAAGGACAACCTGTTCGTACGTATTGACCGTCGCCGTAAACTGCCTGCGACCATTATTCTGCGTGCGCTGAACTACACCACTGAGCAGATCCTTGACCTGTTCTTTGAGAAAGTTGTTTTCGAAATTCGCGACAACAAGCTGCAGATGGAACTGGTGCCGGAACGCCTGCGTGGTGAAACCGCATCCTTTGATATCGAAGCTAACGGCAAAATCTACGTCGAAAAAGGCCGTCGTATCACTGCGCGCCATATTCGTCAGCTGGAAAAAGACGATATCAAGCATATCGAAGTTCCGGTCGAATATATCGCGGGTAAAGTTGCATCTAAAGACTACGTCGATGAATCTACTGGCGAGCTGATCTGCGCAGCGAACATGGAGCTGAGCCTGGATCTGCTGGCTAAGCTGAGCCAGGCGGGTCACAAGCGTATCGAAACGCTGTTCACTAACGATCTGGACCACGGTCCGTACATTTCTGAAACTGTACGCGTCGACCCAACCAACGATCGTCTGAGCGCGCTGGTAGAAATCTACCGCATGATGCGCCCTGGTGAGCCGCCGACTCGTGAAGCTGCTGAAAGCCTGTTCGAGAACCTGTTCTTCTCCGAAGACCGCTATGATCTGTCTGCGGTTGGTCGTATGAAGTTCAACCGTTCTCTGCTGCGCGACGAAATCGAAGGTTCCGGTATCCTGAGCAAAGACGACATCATTGAAGTGATGAAGAAGCTCATCGATATCCGTAACGGTAAAGGCGAAGTCGATGATATCGACCACCTTGGCAACCGTCGTATCCGTTCCGTAGGCGAAATGGCGGAAAACCAGTTCCGTGTTGGCCTGGTACGTGTTGAGCGTGCGGTGAAAGAGCGTCTGTCTCTGGGCGATCTGGATACCCTGATGCCTCAGGATATGATCAACGCCAAGCCGATTTCTGCCGCAGTGAAAGAGTTCTTTGGTTCCAGCCAGCTGTCTCAGTTTATGGACCAGAACAACCCGCTGTCTGAGATTACGCACAAACGCCGTATCTCCGCACTCGGCCCAGGCGGTCTGACCCGTGAACGTGCAGGCTTCGAAGTTCGAGACGTACACCCGACTCACTACGGTCGCGTATGTCCAATCGAAACGCCTGAAGGTCCGAATATCGGTCTGATCAACTCCCTGTCCGTGTATGCACAGACTAACGAATACGGCTTCCTTGAGACTCCGTACCGTAAAGTCACCGACGGCGTTGTTACTGATGAAATTCATTACCTGTCTGCTATCGAAGAAGGCAACTACGTTATCGCTCAGGCGAACTCCAACCTGGATGACGAAGGCCACTTTGTAGAAGATCTGGTTACCTGCCGTAGCAAAGGCGAATCCAGCTTGTTCAGCCGTGACCAGGTTGACTACATGGACGTATCCACCCAGCAGGTGGTTTCCGTCGGTGCGTCCCTGATCCCGTTCCTGGAACACGATGACGCCAACCGTGCATTGATGGGTGCGAACATGCAACGTCAGGCGGTTCCGACTCTGCGCGCTGATAAGCCGCTGGTTGGTACCGGTATGGAACGTGCTGTTGCGGTTGACTCCGGTGTTACTGCAGTTGCTAAACGTGGCGGTACTGTTCAGTACGTGGATGCTTCCCGTATCGTTATCAAAGTTAACGAAGACGAGATGTACCCGGGTGAAGCAGGTATCGACATCTATAACCTGACCAAATATACCCGTTCTAACCAGAACACCTGTATCAACCAGATGCCATGTGTGTCTCTGGGTGAGCCGGTTGAACGTGGTGATGTGCTGGCAGACGGTCCGTCCACCGACCTCGGTGAACTGGCGCTCGGTCAGAACATGCGCGTCGCGTTCATGCCGTGGAACGGCTATAACTTCGAAGACTCCATTCTCGTTTCCGAGCGTGTAGTCCAGGAAGACCGTTTCACCACCATCCACATTCAGGAACTGGCCTGTGTGTCCCGTGACACCAAGCTGGGGCCGGAAGAGATCACCGCTGACATCCCGAACGTGGGTGAAGCTGCGCTCTCCAAACTGGATGAATCCGGTATCGTTTATATCGGTGCGGAAGTGACCGGTGGCGACATTCTGGTTGGTAAGGTAACGCCGAAAGGTGAAACCCAGCTGACGCCAGAAGAGAAACTGCTGCGTGCGATCTTCGGTGAGAAAGCGTCTGACGTTAAAGACTCTTCTCTGCGCGTACCAAACGGTGTTTCCGGTACCATTATCGACGTTCAGGTCTTTACTCGCGATGGCGTAGAAAAAGACAAACGTGCGCTGGAAATCGAAGAGATGCAGTTGAAGCAGGCGAAGAAAGACCTGTCTGAAGAACTGCAGATCCTCGAAGCTGGCCTGTTTAGCCGTATTTACGCTGTGCTGGTTGCCGGTGGTGTTGAAGCTGAGAAGCTCGACAAACTGCCACGCGATCGCTGGCTGGAACTCGGCCTGACCGACGAAGAGAAACAAAATCAGCTGGAACAGCTGGCTGAGCAGTACGACGAACTGAAGCACGAGTTCGAGAAAAAACTCGAAGCGAAACGTCGTAAAATCACTCAGGGTGACGATCTGGCACCGGGCGTGCTGAAGATTGTTAAGGTGTATCTGGCGGTTAAACGTCGGATCCAGCCTGGTGATAAGATGGCAGGCCGTCACGGTAACAAGGGTGTAATTTCTAAGATCAACCCGATCGAAGATATGCCACATGATGCTAACGGTACGCCGGTAGACATCGTGCTGAACCCGCTGGGCGTACCATCTCGTATGAACATCGGTCAGATTCTGGAAACCCACCTGGGTATGGCTGCAAAAGGTATCGGCGATAAGATCAACGCCATGCTGAAACAGCAGCAAGAAGTCGCGAAACTGCGCGAGTTCATCCAGCGTGCCTACGATCTGGGTGCTGATGTTCGTCAGAAAGTTGACCTGAATACCTTCAGCGATGAAGAAGTTCTGCGTCTGGCTGAAAACCTGAAAAAAGGTATGCCAATTGCAACGCCGGTGTTCGACGGTGCGAAAGAAGCGGAAATTAAAGAGCTGCTGAAACTGGGTGACCTGCCGACTTCCGGTCAGATCACGCTGTTCGACGGCCGTACGGGTGAGCAGTTCGAGCGTCCGGTAACCGTAGGTTACATGTACATGCTGAAACTGAACCACTTGGTCGACGACAAGATGCACGCTCGTTCCACCGGTTCTTACAGCCTGGTTACTCAGCAGCCGCTGGGTGGTAAGGCGCAGTTCGGTGGTCAGCGCTTCGGGGAGATGGAAGTGTGGGCGCTGGAAGCATATGGCGCGGCATACACCCTGCAGGAAATGCTCACCGTTAAGTCTGATGACGTGAACGGTCGTACTAAGATGTATAAAAACATCGTGGACGGCAACCATCAGATGGAACCAGGCATGCCGGAATCCTTCAACGTACTGTTGAAAGAGATTCGTTCGCTGGGTATCAACATCGAGCTGGAAGACGAGTAA